Part of the Musa acuminata AAA Group cultivar baxijiao chromosome BXJ2-7, Cavendish_Baxijiao_AAA, whole genome shotgun sequence genome is shown below.
CAGAACGAAGGGAAGCTGTTCCAGTGCAGTTACCCGAAGAGCATCGGAGGAATTCTCGGGAAGTGGTCGATGCTGGTTCAGGTGGGAGAAATGCACAGGGAGATGCGGATGATCTCTCTCAACTTCATGAGCAACGTGAGGCTCCGGTCGCAACTCTTGCCGGAGGTGGAGCGCCACACGCTGCTTGTGCTGCGGTCTTGGAGGGAGAATTCTCCTTTCTCTGCTCAGGAAGAAGCTAAGAAGGTATACATTCATGTCAATCAATCTTCAAGCATTTAGTTTGAGAATCCCTACTGATAGTGTCGGTCGCGTCCCTTAACACGCAGTTCACCTTCAATTTGATGGCCAAGAACATCATGAGCATGGACCCATGTGAACCTGAGACCGAGAAGCTGAGGCTGGAGTACATAACCTTCATGAAGGGTGTAGTATCAGCCCCTCTAAACTTCCCCGGAACTCCATACTGGAAGGCCTTAAGGGTACGCTACTCTTCACGGTCACAGCTCGGTTTCAATCATAATTAGCATTCCAAatggaaaaggaaagaaaagaaaattactaaGCCATGAGATACTAGCAATTCTGGAGATAATGTTATAGTTCTTGGCCCACAAAATGTACAATCTGTGAAATAATACCTGATGAGATATCTCCGAATTCGATTTCACACATGTTGTTTTCTTTACCATGCTGTAACATTGCATCCATCGCAGTCACGGTCAAACATCCTGAGGGTCATCGAGCAAAAGATGGAGCAGAGGATCCAGGAGAAGAGCGAGAGACAAGGAGGAGCAGAGGATCTCCTTGGATGGTCTTTAAAGGAGTCAAACCTGTCCAAAGAACAGATCCTCGATCTCTTGCTGAGCTTGCTCTTTGCTGGCCATGAGACCTCATCGATGGCCTTGGCTTTAGTTATCTTTTTCCTCGAAAGCTGCCCGAAAGCTGTTCGACAACTGCGGGTAGATCGCAAGTCTCACCATCTCTGCTTCAGTTTCTAAGTGGGAAGGTTTGGGTTTCGGCTGTTGACATATCTGCTGCTACTGATTAGGAAGAGCACAGCGAGATCGACCGAAAGAAGCAACGAGGAGAGGCTGGTCTAAACTGGGAAGACTACAAGCAAATGGAGTTCACCCGATGCGTAAGATCTCCGTACAACACACCAAAGAAGACTCCCATCTCTCTGTATTCTTATGATTCCTTCGATTTGTCTCGTGAATGAAGGTTATAAACGAGACCCTGCGGCTTGGCAACGTTGTAAGGTTCGTGCACAGAAAGGTTCTACAGGATTTGCAGTACAAAGGTACGTCGATTCATGCCTGCCATGTACGCCGTCCGTATGTATCATCGAGGGATCTGATTCGCCATGCACGAACTGACATATCTATCTTTGCCTTCGCTTGCAAAGGATACGACATCCCCTGCGGATGGAAAATTCTTCCGGTGTTTGCTGCGGTTCACTTGGACTCTTCTGTTTATGATCATCCTCATCAATTCAACCCATGGAGGTGGCAGGTAATTAGTCGCGCTCCTCTTAACTCTTTGGCGCTATGCATGTCTTCCTTCATTCGAAGGTAGCATCAAATGTGACCCAATCACTGTCCACTGATCTACATGTGTCGTTAACTGTGGCTCTGACAAAATTAGGTTCGATATACGTCTCTATATAAGATCATTCGTGGGGCGTGGTGGTGCGACCAAGATATCTTTTCATTTGTCTTGGCTGATGTGTTTGACCTCTACGATGGCGTTTAGTCAGACACGTACGTATGTCCTGTGTTTAGCGGATTGATCCATAATCTTTAGTGGATGGGGGGGCAGTGTGACGGAATGAATGCGACGTGGTCCAAAGTCCTGTGGAGAAGGTGGATGATGGTTGCGTGCATGAGGGCGTGCGTGACTCGGCTCGTGCGCCGGACCCACGCTCAAGATTTGGCACCAGCATGATGTTCTACCTCGCAGCCACCTTTAGATTAAAATTAGACGTATAGTTGCATGGTTATTCTCTGATTTAGATGGAGCACAAacacacacaccctctctctctctctctacgtctCAAATGCTCCATGAGaagcgaggaggaagagggaggcgAAGAAAGGGGGCATGCATTTGTTTGCTACATGCTTGTCTAAGGAActgctttcttctccctcttcttaccTTTGCCTTGTGCAGAACAACTCCTCCAGCGTGACGGCGGCGACGAACAACTTCATGGCTTACGGCGGTGGCCCCCGTCTCTGCGCGGGCTCCGAGCTCGCCAAGCTCGAGATGGCGGTCTTCTTGCACCACCTCGTACTGCGCTACAGGTGGGAGTTAGCCGAGCCGGATCAAGCGTTCGCGTTCCCCTTCGTGGAGTTCCGAAAGGGACTCCCCATAAAAGTCTACTCCATACATGACAGTCCTATGTGACATCTCAAGAGTCTTCTGTTTACATTTGAATACACGTACGAAGGAGCAGTAGTTATATATACGTGTGTGTATGTTCAAGCTCTGAATAAGGTTAATTGGTCACTTGGGTGCATAGTACAGATATAGGCAAATTGGTGGAGCAAGTTATTCAAGTTTTGAGAATTTAACATGATGAACAAATATTCCACCTTTTAGTCGTAGTCTCTAAACTTAGAGACGTTCATATCATAATAATACCATAAGAGATGCTTGGATGCTAACCACGTCATCATACTCATGCAGTCAAGTTAGTCTGCTCTTGACAAGAATGACATATAAACCAGCCATCGAGATCCTGACACCATTAACATCTCGATGGGAAACGTGGCCTTTGATGCTTGCATTGCCAACATGACCTTGATTTATGAGCAACTTCTTTTATCCGTATTAGGGAAAAGGAAAGTGATGACGTTGCCAACTCATCCTTTTCAAAATTGTCACCTAAGCAATAACATGAGCGGAGAAGCTCACACCCATCTTCTTCCCTGGTCGTCGACAGAGCACCGACCCATCCAACTCTACCCATCTCAGTCTCTCAAAAAGCTGACAAACGAGGCTCATCTCTTCTTTCCTCTTTGTTAGAAACGTCCATTACGAGAAATCTGACATCTCTTACCGATCACAGTTCTAGAAAGACTCATACGACCGATGACAGAGAGCATTAATCCCCCGACAACGTGATTCGTTTTTTCTTTTTGATCGATTGACGCGAGGGACCACTCTGTTTATCCCGAACGGATTCAAAATCCTAAGAAACAGTACCTTCATGATCGTTATTTTCTAACGCCACCCACAAAAGAAGCGTGCTCATCAGCCATCGACGTTAACGAGCTCTTGAGGACGTAAGAGGCACTCTAACCCATCAGCCATCGACATTAACGAGCTCATGAGGATATAAGAGTCACTCTAACCCATCATTGACTTTAGTTGTTCAGGTATAAAAGTTAATCCCCAAAATCTAAAAAGAAAGAGAACCAAACTAACCACTACTAAACTCCACGGAACTCTTTCCACACTTCGTTACTAaggcatcggaggggtcgggtcgatagTATCCCCTCGACTCTGACTGCTTATACAAGGACCTCGAAAAGGCTAAGGTGCACCTTGGGATGACACCAAATCTTCTTCAGCAAGTAAATAACACCTTGAAATTACGCCAACTTAGTCTACTTCCCACTGGATCGTCCCTATTGACCCCCGTGGGTCCCTTAGATGGATTTGTACTTTCGGGATGAAATTGAGTCATGCTAACTTTGCGGTCAATAACATCAACGTAATAATATTTTGGCATTAGAAGGGGGACCCAAATGTTATAAGAACGTCCATCTACGAACCCTCTCAATGAGCGTTCCAGTGAGGAAATGCCACCCCCAACACAACTCCTTCGAGCAAGGAAGGCAACTGCCCCCCTTCCTACATGTGGAAGCCTCCACCTCAACGTAAACTTTGAGATGCTACTAGCACCTATTCAATGACCCTGACCTTTACTCGTTGGAGTCAAGAGCAAGGCATCTACTCGTCCCTTCCGATGCCTTTTTAGTCTCAATCATCAAGTATAGAATCTCATCGGAATGATATATGCAACCATCCCTCGCCTACCCCAACTAGCCCAACAGGCGACCCCTATGTTGTGATCGATGGTCCAACCCTCGTTTGCTCTCATTGGAAAATCTGGTTAAAGTATTATATACACAGCGAAAGATCAGAAAataaaaaactcaaaattttcaaagaaaaatattttgttgTCGTGCAACGATTTGTTTGTGAGAAATCATAAAACCAAAAAATTTATGTATATAATGtgagatgtgttacctagggagatcatatatccttgaaagaTCTTCAatctataagagaggatgaaAGATGTCAACTATCATCatctctagcagtgatctacaTAACAGATATGGCGACAATGGTCCTCAAATCACAACAtgatctttctctacacatgcacCACAAAATTGTGCTATCTTTAAGAAAGGGTTGACTCTTTTTGCTATCTAAATGCCCCAAGCATGGGTTGTTAGTTGAGGGGAACATgtgggacacctatgactagcctatgctgctagtcatatgtgccctacaagccaatcacatgagtgatgacacacgtGACACAATacatattctttttacttattatttgtttgatatattttattttatattatatgttgcatatattgtgatgttcatagatctatacaatgagaatcggatcatgacgagatcacgataataagattaatttacctttaaacacagaccataaataatctcgatcataggtttctcgaaagggacatcgagataactggacagactagtgtattgtatacccgtccatattatGGAGGCGGTTGATCTCATAGCTAttcatgtggagacactagggatacagtgcatatgctcattggagaatgagttcactgatcgatccgctcacgaaatattggatggttgataataacTCATTATTAGACAATGATTTTATCGTCCCAATGGAGTAtccagtccttagacttgagacaccaaggatgtcatgtatgagtactctactctttgataccagacttatagatttggaagtttcaaatctaacacAACCAATCATCGGAATtgatagccaaccttataagggcaattgagtatcgatagaggattatccgctcTTGATATCATTAGAGTGTTTTTGCTTAGGCAAATCTCTGACcatggttattcggattgagagagaaagagttctcgagGAGGattcgattaaagcgagactcaagtatattttgtttggGCTTAACGacatcatgctcgatatatggtctttgggatattagattgatgagggactttagatacatgataactaaggacagacatgtcaaatggattggattcccctgcatcatttagggactacgacataatggcatagtacatccgtagtcgataagtcgagtgaattattatggagataataattcactgagcgagAATAAGttttaacaggtatgactcacaaccagcttgatattgggcttaaagggtcacacacatatgataggtgttgcaatgagtagaggtgcatatatgagatattcactagagcctctgaattattggatcttgtggataagatccaataagagctaatgagagattattggatagagattcattaATCCGAGAGACATGAGTAGTTTGACAACGATCCTGTACCCAACAGGACaaaatccattatggttaagttgatagggacctctataaatatgaggaaacAAAAAGGGTATAGGATATACCCTTTTTAGCTGCCACCTCctacactcctctctctctcttatcctcAAGCAACAGCCTTAGTTTAGAGTGTGTGGACAATAAGAACCATCGTCCCCTCCTTGAGAGCGTGGTGTGCATGAAAAGAAGGATTGTGtagcaatttgaggagcatcttcacagCATCTGCCATAcatatcactactagagaggaggacaattgaccttcttcatcctctcctatagatatgTAGGTTTTCAAggacatacgatctccctaggcaacACATCTTTCATATACACAGTTTTTCGGTCTTGCATTATTttcgcgcaccaatcttcgcacgacgatgagaaACTATTTTCTATGAGAaatataggattttttttttcttctgctaCATATATGATGTTGCTCTAGGTTTCCCAACAATAGTATCAAAGTCATGTTACTCGTgcgaaagattgatttttaaattatgtgtgttgtgttgaaTCACGTAGAATTATTTTTGTA
Proteins encoded:
- the LOC103974765 gene encoding cholesterol 22-monohydroxylase CYP90B52; translation: MSGFIIDELPLLLLPALVALFFYVNLVRWKRLKRLNLPPAGSGWPFIGDTFAYLKPHLATSTGLFMEQHVSRYGKIYRSNLFGEPTIVSADAGLNRFILQNEGKLFQCSYPKSIGGILGKWSMLVQVGEMHREMRMISLNFMSNVRLRSQLLPEVERHTLLVLRSWRENSPFSAQEEAKKFTFNLMAKNIMSMDPCEPETEKLRLEYITFMKGVVSAPLNFPGTPYWKALRSRSNILRVIEQKMEQRIQEKSERQGGAEDLLGWSLKESNLSKEQILDLLLSLLFAGHETSSMALALVIFFLESCPKAVRQLREEHSEIDRKKQRGEAGLNWEDYKQMEFTRCVINETLRLGNVVRFVHRKVLQDLQYKGYDIPCGWKILPVFAAVHLDSSVYDHPHQFNPWRWQNNSSSVTAATNNFMAYGGGPRLCAGSELAKLEMAVFLHHLVLRYRWELAEPDQAFAFPFVEFRKGLPIKVYSIHDSPM